A DNA window from Tolypothrix sp. NIES-4075 contains the following coding sequences:
- a CDS encoding DUF6876 family protein — MTLKQTDLDQFTSSESLYKHPLGLLYTCGIRYLATAGK, encoded by the coding sequence ATGACACTAAAGCAAACAGACCTTGACCAGTTTACAAGTTCAGAATCACTGTACAAACATCCACTAGGGCTACTTTATACCTGCGGAATAAGGTATCTAGCTACTGCTGGTAAG